In one window of Corynebacterium incognita DNA:
- a CDS encoding nitronate monooxygenase, with product MIDVASSVLVAPMAGGPITPALIKAAEAAGSFAFLPLGRVAPQRARELLAELEGHRFGVNLFYPQEPITEEAEQWARALADELGVEYPDVDYTFDYAELVDAVLAAPTRPEVFSTMFGCPPAAEAAALQDAGMEVWATVTTPTEAIAARERGVDVIVVQAAAAGGHRGTWEVEATPNEFPLRDLVAQVHAALAESGASEEAKSIPPLVAAGGLRDAAEVAEALTWPGVAKVSCGSAFLLAAEAGTSPVNRALIRRGGNTVATRAFTGRVARGMETAFTRTTPAAPGAYPHLNSLLGRLRPSASLQDLGSSKPGELDYAYCLVGVEPERISGGSVAEVLQRLNK from the coding sequence ATGATTGACGTTGCATCCTCTGTCCTCGTCGCGCCCATGGCAGGCGGCCCCATCACTCCTGCGCTCATCAAGGCCGCCGAGGCCGCCGGGTCTTTCGCTTTCCTACCGCTGGGGCGCGTGGCCCCACAGCGCGCCCGTGAGTTACTCGCGGAACTGGAGGGACACCGCTTTGGGGTGAACCTGTTCTATCCCCAGGAGCCCATCACGGAGGAAGCCGAGCAGTGGGCGCGGGCGCTGGCCGACGAATTGGGGGTGGAGTACCCGGACGTGGACTACACCTTTGACTACGCCGAGCTTGTCGACGCCGTGCTCGCCGCGCCGACCCGGCCTGAAGTTTTTTCCACGATGTTCGGCTGCCCACCTGCCGCGGAGGCGGCGGCCCTGCAGGATGCCGGCATGGAGGTGTGGGCGACGGTGACCACCCCAACGGAGGCGATCGCTGCGCGGGAGCGGGGTGTGGACGTGATCGTCGTCCAGGCCGCCGCGGCCGGCGGCCACCGCGGAACGTGGGAGGTGGAGGCCACCCCCAACGAGTTTCCGCTGCGCGACCTCGTGGCGCAGGTGCACGCTGCGCTGGCGGAGTCAGGAGCATCAGAGGAAGCAAAGAGTATCCCGCCGCTGGTGGCAGCGGGCGGGTTGCGCGACGCCGCGGAGGTCGCCGAGGCCTTGACTTGGCCGGGCGTGGCCAAGGTGTCGTGTGGTTCAGCGTTTTTGCTCGCCGCCGAAGCAGGCACGAGTCCGGTCAACCGGGCGTTGATTCGCCGCGGGGGTAATACTGTAGCTACCAGGGCGTTTACCGGCCGTGTGGCGCGCGGCATGGAAACCGCGTTCACTCGCACTACCCCCGCCGCGCCGGGCGCCTACCCGCACCTGAACTCCCTCCTGGGCCGCCTGCGACCGTCGGCAAGCCTGCAGGACCTGGGCAGCTCCAAGCCCGGCGAGCTGGATTACGCTTACTGCCTCGTTGGGGTGGAACCGGAACGGATCAGCGGGGGTAGTGTGGCGGAGGTACTACAGCGCCTAAACAAATAG
- the pth gene encoding aminoacyl-tRNA hydrolase, whose protein sequence is MSFIKDFFSRFTRDRGALSRGTAASISSALELDDLNAEWLIVGLGNPGPKYAATRHNVGYMAIDDLLAATGDVLTPVKGVKAQVAPLQLGDAAVLAVRSTTFMNLSGEAVGALAAALDIPAERIIVLHDELDLPAHKTRIKLGGNENGHNGLKSMSEHLGTRDYLRVRMGIGRPQDGQPIVDWVLGGVDSGPGFDEAIATAVEAARLVVTDGLAKAQNLIHSR, encoded by the coding sequence GTGTCCTTTATCAAAGACTTCTTTTCACGCTTCACCCGCGACCGCGGCGCATTGTCTCGCGGCACCGCAGCTTCCATATCTTCTGCCTTGGAACTCGACGATTTGAACGCTGAGTGGCTCATCGTAGGCCTGGGCAACCCGGGTCCGAAGTACGCGGCGACGCGCCACAACGTGGGTTACATGGCCATCGATGACCTGCTAGCCGCCACTGGCGACGTCCTCACCCCCGTCAAAGGCGTGAAGGCACAGGTGGCACCGCTACAGCTTGGCGACGCCGCGGTACTCGCTGTGCGTTCAACGACGTTTATGAACCTCTCCGGCGAGGCAGTCGGCGCGCTCGCCGCGGCGCTCGACATCCCTGCCGAGCGCATCATCGTTCTCCACGACGAGCTGGACCTCCCCGCCCACAAGACCCGCATCAAGCTGGGCGGCAACGAAAACGGACACAACGGCCTCAAGAGCATGTCGGAGCACCTGGGCACCCGCGATTACCTGCGGGTGAGAATGGGAATCGGCCGCCCGCAGGACGGACAGCCGATCGTGGACTGGGTACTCGGCGGAGTGGACTCCGGCCCGGGCTTCGACGAGGCCATTGCCACCGCCGTGGAGGCCGCGCGCCTCGTGGTCACTGACGGCCTAGCCAAGGCGCAAAACCTCATCCACTCCCGGTGA
- the pth gene encoding aminoacyl-tRNA hydrolase, producing the protein MNVSLNTSETVLVVGLGNPGPHHAGTRHNIGYDVIDELLGRASGMPATLSTHKKTNAMVAELAAGRLGTGKVVLATPRTFMNLSGGPVSALAKYFSVPTANVVVIHDELELDFGVIKARTGGGDHGHNGLKSCTTSLGSKDYTRVAMGIGRPPGRMDPAAFVLKPFGKQEQADIPIMCADAADEVERMLK; encoded by the coding sequence GTGAACGTTTCCTTGAATACCTCCGAGACCGTGCTAGTGGTCGGTCTAGGCAATCCCGGGCCTCACCACGCGGGCACGCGCCACAACATCGGCTACGACGTCATTGACGAGCTCCTGGGCCGCGCTTCAGGTATGCCCGCTACCCTGAGCACCCACAAGAAGACCAATGCCATGGTCGCCGAACTTGCCGCCGGGCGCCTGGGCACTGGCAAAGTGGTTCTTGCCACGCCGCGTACGTTCATGAACCTCTCCGGTGGGCCGGTGTCCGCCCTGGCCAAGTACTTCTCGGTGCCCACTGCCAACGTCGTGGTCATCCACGACGAGCTCGAATTAGACTTCGGCGTGATCAAGGCCCGCACCGGCGGCGGCGATCATGGCCATAATGGGCTCAAGTCCTGCACCACATCCCTGGGCAGCAAGGACTACACGCGCGTCGCGATGGGGATCGGTCGTCCCCCAGGGCGCATGGATCCGGCTGCCTTCGTGCTCAAGCCCTTTGGCAAGCAGGAACAAGCGGACATCCCCATCATGTGTGCGGATGCTGCCGACGAAGTGGAAAGGATGTTGAAATAG
- a CDS encoding halocin C8-like domain-containing protein, whose translation MRSVNSLCTVGSGAGAAIVCALLGISVVGGIACGAVLGLISMFGCSGAKQRVCADTK comes from the coding sequence CTGAGATCAGTAAATTCTCTGTGCACTGTTGGGAGTGGAGCCGGTGCTGCCATCGTTTGCGCGTTGCTTGGTATCTCCGTCGTTGGCGGCATAGCCTGCGGCGCTGTGCTGGGGCTCATCAGTATGTTTGGCTGCAGCGGTGCAAAGCAGCGGGTATGCGCGGATACAAAATAG
- a CDS encoding DNA alkylation repair protein — protein MNATFESGSPALIEVLRDRLYPLRDEPRAVGMAGYMQDLFPFLGIDSTRRRQAVKDLLARRPLDWELVDDCWDEPEREFQYVAVDHLRRQTLPAAELDTLKVLITSKSWWDTVDHLAKVAGTSLRTEPDAARPILASWATDPDLWVRRVGVLCQLGFAKDGVLDKDLLTQAIAANLATSPTCLRWEEHPFAGPGPKFFIEKAIGWALRDVAHHDPDWVQEFCRAYHADLSPLSRREALKNLH, from the coding sequence GTGAACGCGACTTTCGAGTCGGGCTCCCCTGCCCTCATTGAGGTCCTGCGTGACCGGCTGTACCCCCTGCGGGATGAACCCCGCGCGGTGGGGATGGCCGGGTATATGCAGGACCTCTTCCCTTTCCTCGGCATCGACTCCACGCGACGTCGCCAAGCCGTGAAGGATCTTTTAGCCCGCCGCCCCTTGGACTGGGAATTGGTGGATGACTGCTGGGATGAGCCCGAACGGGAGTTCCAGTACGTCGCCGTGGATCACCTGCGGCGCCAGACACTCCCCGCCGCGGAACTGGACACTCTCAAGGTGCTCATCACCTCCAAATCGTGGTGGGATACGGTGGACCATCTGGCAAAGGTGGCCGGCACTTCCCTGCGCACCGAACCTGACGCCGCGCGTCCCATTCTGGCGAGCTGGGCCACTGACCCCGACCTGTGGGTACGCCGCGTGGGCGTCCTGTGCCAGCTGGGCTTCGCCAAGGACGGCGTACTGGACAAGGACCTCCTCACCCAGGCCATCGCCGCAAACCTAGCAACCTCACCCACGTGCCTGCGCTGGGAAGAACACCCCTTTGCCGGGCCGGGGCCGAAGTTCTTCATTGAAAAGGCCATCGGCTGGGCGCTGCGGGACGTGGCGCACCACGACCCGGACTGGGTGCAAGAGTTCTGCCGCGCATACCACGCGGACCTGTCCCCATTGTCGCGCCGCGAGGCACTAAAAAACCTCCACTAA
- a CDS encoding ribose-phosphate diphosphokinase: MTGKVTESHKNMMLFSGRAHPELATAVAKELGTELVETTARDFANGEIFIRFEESVRGADCFVMQSHTQPLNKWLMEQLIMIDALKRGSAKRITAILPFYPYARQDKKHRGREPISARLVADLLQTAGADRIVSVDLHTDQIQGFFDGPVDHMHAQPILTDYIKSKYSMDNLTVVSPDAGRVKVAEKWANDLGDAPMAFVHKTRSVDVANQVVANRVVGDVEGKDCILLDDMIDTGGTIAGAVRVLKEAGAKSVVIACTHGVFSDPARERLSECGAEEVITTDTLPQSTEGWSNLTVLSIAPLLARTIHEIFENGSVTTLFEGEA; the protein is encoded by the coding sequence ATGACAGGCAAGGTAACCGAGAGCCACAAGAACATGATGCTGTTTTCCGGGCGTGCTCACCCGGAACTCGCAACGGCAGTGGCCAAGGAACTGGGTACTGAGCTCGTAGAAACCACGGCGCGTGATTTCGCCAACGGCGAAATCTTCATCCGCTTCGAAGAGTCCGTGCGTGGCGCGGACTGCTTCGTGATGCAGTCGCACACCCAGCCGCTGAACAAGTGGCTGATGGAGCAGCTCATCATGATTGATGCGCTCAAGCGCGGTTCCGCCAAGCGCATCACCGCGATCCTGCCGTTCTACCCGTACGCCCGCCAGGATAAGAAGCACCGCGGCCGTGAGCCCATTTCCGCCCGCCTGGTCGCCGACCTGCTGCAGACCGCCGGTGCGGACCGCATCGTTAGCGTTGATCTGCACACGGATCAGATTCAGGGCTTCTTCGACGGCCCGGTGGATCACATGCACGCGCAGCCGATCCTCACGGACTACATCAAATCCAAGTACTCCATGGACAACCTCACCGTGGTGTCCCCGGACGCCGGTCGCGTGAAGGTTGCCGAGAAGTGGGCCAACGACTTGGGCGATGCGCCGATGGCGTTCGTACACAAGACCCGCAGCGTGGATGTGGCCAACCAGGTTGTAGCCAACCGCGTTGTCGGCGACGTTGAGGGCAAGGACTGCATCCTGCTCGATGACATGATTGACACCGGTGGCACCATCGCCGGTGCGGTCCGCGTGCTCAAGGAAGCCGGCGCCAAGTCCGTGGTCATCGCTTGTACCCACGGCGTGTTCTCCGATCCGGCCCGTGAGCGCCTGTCCGAGTGCGGCGCGGAGGAAGTCATCACCACCGACACCCTGCCGCAGTCCACCGAGGGCTGGTCCAATCTGACCGTGCTGTCCATCGCGCCGCTGCTGGCACGCACGATCCACGAGATCTTCGAAAACGGTTCCGTGACCACCCTGTTCGAGGGCGAAGCCTAA
- a CDS encoding fumarylacetoacetate hydrolase family protein: MKLATIRTDERSDAVATAAAVITEPIDFAATHPASGEALGSAILIPGVTDVGELLQYPDWRDVAESATVGVAAARSIKFGRKDLAPVVPRPEKIICTGLNYAKHVREMGRDFPDHPTLFIKFADALTGPFDDVDLPPFAQAQPDYEGELAVVIGQRAHQVSAAEALDYAAGYAIMNDYTLRDFQRRTTQFHQGKSFYRTAGFGPWLTTSDEWAPGNKASLITTVDGEVRQHDNTDNLIFSVAKLIEFCSHLYPLNPGDVIATGTPEGVGFAREPQAFLRNGQPTRITIEGLGQIENVTRLNDIEGLIQSN, encoded by the coding sequence ATGAAGTTAGCGACCATCCGCACCGACGAGCGCTCAGACGCGGTGGCCACCGCCGCAGCCGTGATCACCGAGCCGATTGACTTCGCCGCCACCCACCCCGCCTCCGGTGAGGCCCTAGGTTCAGCGATCCTCATCCCGGGCGTCACTGACGTCGGCGAGCTCCTCCAGTACCCAGACTGGCGCGATGTCGCCGAGTCCGCCACCGTGGGCGTCGCCGCGGCGCGCTCGATCAAGTTCGGGCGCAAGGACTTGGCTCCCGTTGTCCCGCGCCCGGAGAAAATCATCTGTACCGGCCTGAACTACGCCAAACACGTCCGCGAGATGGGCCGCGATTTCCCCGATCACCCGACGTTGTTCATCAAGTTCGCCGACGCGCTCACCGGGCCTTTCGACGACGTGGATCTCCCGCCCTTCGCCCAGGCCCAGCCGGACTACGAAGGCGAGCTCGCCGTGGTCATCGGGCAACGCGCGCACCAGGTTTCCGCGGCGGAGGCGCTGGACTACGCCGCCGGCTACGCCATCATGAACGACTACACGCTGCGCGACTTCCAGCGCCGCACCACCCAGTTCCACCAGGGCAAGTCGTTCTACCGCACCGCGGGCTTCGGCCCATGGCTGACCACCAGCGACGAGTGGGCTCCGGGCAATAAGGCATCGCTCATCACCACCGTTGACGGTGAGGTCCGCCAGCACGACAACACCGACAACCTCATCTTCTCCGTGGCTAAGCTCATCGAGTTCTGCTCCCACCTCTACCCGCTCAACCCAGGCGATGTCATCGCCACCGGCACCCCGGAGGGCGTCGGCTTCGCCCGCGAACCGCAGGCCTTCCTCCGCAACGGCCAACCCACACGAATCACGATTGAAGGACTCGGCCAAATCGAGAACGTGACGCGGTTGAACGATATCGAAGGGCTAATTCAATCTAACTAG
- a CDS encoding glyceraldehyde-3-phosphate dehydrogenase has product MRRNDSVSENGNLSNAGHLDWDQRIENAQEMIPLIHQLHRNNNVVTSVFGRLLVGVTDIDIIKSHRYARRITDRELNTAETLPILRELVDMNLGTASLDLGRLAQGFQDSGSEDLRGYLESELAEIVGAGSKAEPRDVVLYGFGRIGRLLARILIAREAAYGGVRLRAIVVRKKGDGDIIKRASLLRRDSVHGAFNGTITVDEENEVIWANGTKIQMIYANNPAEIDYTSYGIDNAIVVDNTGAWRDREGLSQHLESKGVDRVLLTAPGKGDIKNIVYGINHGDVVDEDKILSAASCTTNGITPVLKVINDRYGVAHGHVETAHSFTNDQNLIDNFHKADRRGRAAGLNMVLTATGAAKAVAKAVPEFAGKLTGNAIRVPTPDVSMAVLNLELEKETTKEEVNDFLRNVALHSDLRQQISYIASPEVVSSDFVGSTHAGVVDGLATIASGKHLVLYVWYDNEFGYSNQVIRIVEDLAGARPTVLPKRVAPEEL; this is encoded by the coding sequence ATGAGAAGGAATGATTCCGTGAGCGAGAACGGCAACCTCAGCAACGCAGGACACCTGGACTGGGACCAGCGCATTGAAAACGCGCAGGAAATGATCCCGCTGATTCACCAGCTGCACCGCAACAACAACGTCGTCACCTCTGTTTTCGGCCGCCTCCTCGTAGGCGTGACGGACATTGACATCATCAAGTCCCACCGCTACGCCCGCCGCATCACCGACCGCGAGCTGAACACCGCCGAGACCCTGCCCATCCTGCGTGAGCTGGTGGACATGAACCTGGGCACCGCAAGCCTGGACCTGGGCCGCCTGGCCCAGGGCTTCCAGGACTCCGGCAGCGAGGACCTGCGTGGCTACCTTGAGTCCGAGCTCGCAGAGATCGTTGGCGCCGGCTCTAAGGCTGAGCCGCGCGACGTCGTGCTCTACGGCTTCGGCCGCATCGGCCGCCTCCTGGCCCGCATCCTCATCGCTCGCGAGGCTGCCTACGGCGGCGTGCGCCTGCGCGCCATCGTCGTGCGCAAGAAGGGTGACGGTGACATTATCAAGCGCGCCTCGCTGCTGCGCCGCGACTCCGTGCACGGCGCCTTCAACGGCACCATCACCGTGGACGAGGAGAACGAGGTTATCTGGGCCAACGGCACCAAGATCCAGATGATCTACGCCAACAACCCGGCGGAGATCGACTACACCTCCTACGGCATCGACAACGCCATCGTGGTGGATAACACCGGCGCGTGGCGCGACCGCGAGGGCCTGTCGCAGCACCTGGAGTCCAAGGGCGTGGACCGCGTTCTGCTCACCGCACCGGGCAAGGGCGACATCAAGAACATTGTCTACGGCATCAACCACGGCGACGTCGTGGACGAGGACAAGATCCTCTCCGCAGCATCCTGCACCACCAACGGCATCACCCCGGTGCTCAAGGTCATCAACGACCGCTACGGTGTGGCCCACGGCCATGTGGAGACCGCGCACTCGTTCACCAATGACCAGAACCTCATTGACAACTTCCACAAGGCAGACCGCCGCGGTCGCGCCGCCGGCCTGAACATGGTGCTCACCGCCACCGGCGCGGCGAAGGCTGTGGCGAAGGCTGTGCCGGAGTTCGCTGGCAAGCTCACCGGCAACGCCATCCGCGTTCCTACCCCGGACGTCTCCATGGCTGTGCTCAACCTGGAGCTGGAGAAGGAGACCACCAAGGAGGAGGTCAACGACTTCCTGCGTAACGTGGCTCTGCACTCCGACCTGCGCCAGCAGATCAGCTACATCGCCTCCCCGGAGGTCGTGTCGTCTGACTTCGTGGGCTCCACCCACGCTGGCGTTGTGGACGGCTTGGCGACGATCGCGTCCGGCAAGCACCTCGTGCTCTACGTCTGGTACGACAACGAGTTCGGCTACTCCAACCAGGTCATCCGCATCGTCGAAGACCTGGCCGGCGCCCGCCCGACCGTGCTGCCGAAGCGCGTAGCTCCAGAAGAGCTGTAG
- a CDS encoding 50S ribosomal protein L25/general stress protein Ctc gives MANKRPVIKAEARTEFGKGPSRRLRQAWKVPGVIYGSNTEPIHFAVPLLDIQALVRNEGVNAVLELEIDGEQHLTMVKNVDQNMLTLDIDHVDLLSIVRGQKAEVEVPLTVVGEPAPGLMVNQDAYELLVEADVLNIPSEIEVSVEGLEDGAVVTAADLTMPADTTLVADAETVILSVTVPQEDAEVEAAAEAAEEGGAEAGAESSEEKAEDSE, from the coding sequence ATGGCTAATAAGCGCCCAGTAATCAAGGCAGAAGCACGTACCGAATTCGGCAAGGGCCCGTCCCGCCGCCTGCGCCAGGCATGGAAGGTTCCAGGTGTTATCTACGGTTCGAACACCGAGCCGATCCACTTCGCCGTTCCGCTGCTGGACATCCAGGCACTGGTCCGTAACGAGGGCGTCAACGCCGTTCTGGAGCTGGAGATCGACGGCGAGCAGCACCTGACCATGGTCAAGAACGTGGATCAGAACATGCTGACCCTGGACATCGACCACGTTGACCTGCTCTCCATCGTCCGTGGCCAGAAGGCCGAGGTTGAGGTTCCGCTCACCGTCGTCGGCGAGCCGGCACCGGGCCTCATGGTCAACCAGGACGCTTACGAGCTCTTGGTCGAGGCAGACGTTCTGAACATTCCTTCCGAAATCGAGGTCTCCGTGGAAGGCCTGGAGGACGGCGCTGTGGTCACCGCTGCGGACCTGACCATGCCGGCAGACACCACCCTGGTGGCCGACGCAGAGACCGTCATCCTGTCTGTGACTGTTCCGCAGGAGGATGCCGAGGTTGAGGCTGCCGCTGAGGCTGCTGAGGAAGGCGGCGCCGAGGCTGGCGCTGAGTCCTCTGAGGAAAAGGCTGAGGACTCCGAGTAG